Proteins from a genomic interval of Macrobrachium nipponense isolate FS-2020 chromosome 33, ASM1510439v2, whole genome shotgun sequence:
- the LOC135203148 gene encoding sodium- and chloride-dependent glycine transporter 2-like isoform X1, with protein sequence MMKVFVHNVKHTIHDSLSLFRKKLKAPLPERGTFKNWWSSVLALISYSVGLGDFWRFPYLCSKHRGVTFLVPYFIAMICIGAPLYFLELALGQYVSLAPTQLFSYLCPALSGVGYGMILILFAVVIYYNIVMAWTLFYLGAGLSFKKPEPWGTCEYQYMPQNCSAEPGGRLVASRYYFEHIVLNQPIGDEVELGANGIQSKMVLALGVAWLLVFVCLAGGIKSTKNVLIFTVFCPYVIMACIWAWTADQSEDRMTYTLPDTFLQLDMNYLLTEISVWNDASTQVIYSLGVAYGGITTIASYNKIDQNILRDTIIVCLFEALTSIGCAYVVFSISYYMSKEFLMVSGNTPELVFVTFPAVVSRMGSGGIWSLLFFFMIFALGFDSQLMMVEALTTALFDEFHILRRRYVAVMAAFCFVLFLLGIPMTLPEGKKIFDMLNVYSSSHSLLLLGFLEVVIVAYVYGFKKFLGIIKDELRVWVPSPLYYFWAVTWLLLTPLSLLILLGFSIYDEYQKVWKEEESFDKLFLTGIALSFSVFFIVPLRAVFVFLRRWIKGGFRCKDTSDIWKATSNFCPEYVRNGRDPDIVNAHLPEGEFTCVGV encoded by the exons aattcaCGACAGCCTGAGCCTCTTCAGGAAGAAGCTGAAAGCCCCACTCCCTGAAAGAGGAACCTTCAAGAACTGGTGGTCGTCTGTGTTGGCTCTTATCAGCTACTCAGTCGGTCTAGGGGACTTTTGGAGATTCCCATATCTTTGTTCAAAACATCGCGGAG TAACATTCCTGGTCCCGTATTTCATCGCTATGATCTGTATCGGCGCGCCTCTCTACTTCTTGGAACTGGCCCTGGGACAGTACGTCAGTTTGGCGCCAACCCAGTTGTTTTCTTACTTGTGTCCTGCTTTATCCG GCGTCGGCTACGGAATGATCCTGATTCTCTTTGCTGTCGTGATCTACTACAATATAGTGATGGCCTGGACGCTCTTCTACCTGGGAGCCGGACTGAGCTTCAAGAAGCCGGAGCCCTGGGGCACGTGTGAATACCAGTACATGCCACAGA ATTGCTCAGCGGAACCTGGAGGGCGCCTGGTAGCTTCCAGATATTATTTCGA ACACATCGTACTAAACCAACCAATAGGCGATGAGGTTGAGCTCGGAGCAAACGGCATCCAATCCAAGATGGTTTTGGCCTTGGGAGTGGCGTGGTTACTCGTCTTTGTGTGCTTGGCGGGGGGTATTAAGAGTACGAAGAACGTCTTGATCTTCACTGTGTTCTGCCCTTACGTCATCATGGCTTGCATCTGGGCTTGGA CCGCTGACCAATCGGAAGATCGTATGACCTACACGCTGCCAGACACCTTCTTACAACTCGACATGAACTACCTTCTAACTGAGATTAGTGTTTGGAACGATGCATCCACACAAGTGATCTACTCCCTGGGCGTTGCCTATGGGGGCATTACCACGATAGCCTCTTACAACAAAATTGATCAGAACATTCTCAG AGACACCATCATCGTGTGCCTGTTCGAGGCCCTAACGTCAATAGGTTGCGCATACGTTGTCTTCAGCATCTCCTACTACATGTCTAAAGAGTTCCTGATGGTCAGTGGTAACACTCCTGAGCTCGTCTTCGTCACCTTCCCTGCGGTGGTCTCCCGGATGGGATCTGGAGGGATTTGGTCACTGCTCTTCTTCTTCATGATTTTCGCTCTGGGATTTGACAGCCAG CTCATGATGGTGGAAGCGTTGACCACGGCCCTGTTCGACGAGTTCCACATCTTACGACGGCGCTACGTCGCCGTCATGGCGGCGTTCTGCTTCGTGCTGTTTCTCCTCGGGATCCCGATGACGCTGCCGGAGGGCAAGAAGATCTTCGACATGCTGAACGTTTACAGTAGCAGTCACTCCCTCCTGCTCCTCGGCTTCCTAGAAGTCGTGATCGTCGCCTATGTTTACG GTTTCAAGAAATTCCTCGGAATCATCAAGGACGAACTTAGAGTCTGGGTACCATCTCCACTATATTACTTCTGGGCAGtcacctggttattacttacgcCTCTGTCTCTTTTG ATTCTGCTGGGCTTCTCCATCTATGACGAATACCAGAAAGTCTGGAAAGAAGAGGAGAGCTTCGACAAGCTCTTCTTGACCGGTATTGCTCTGTCGTTCTCCGTCTTCTTCATCGTTCCTCTGCGTGCTGTCTTTGTTTTCCTCAGGAGGTGGATCAAGGGTGGCTTTCGGTGCAAG GATACATCCGATATTTGGAAGGCCACGTCCAATTTCTGTCCGGAATACGTCCGAAACGGGAGAGACCCCGATATCGTCAATGCTCACCTTCCCGAGGGAGAGTTCACTTGCGTCGGAGTTTGA
- the LOC135203148 gene encoding sodium-dependent proline transporter-like isoform X2: protein MMKVFVHNVKHTIHDSLSLFRKKLKAPLPERGTFKNWWSSVLALISYSVGLGDFWRFPYLCSKHRGVTFLVPYFIAMICIGAPLYFLELALGQYVSLAPTQLFSYLCPALSGVGYGMILILFAVVIYYNIVMAWTLFYLGAGLSFKKPEPWGTCEYQYMPQNCSAEPGGRLVASRYYFEHIVLNQPIGDEVELGANGIQSKMVLALGVAWLLVFVCLAGGIKSTKNVLIFTVFCPYVIMACIWAWTADQSEDRMTYTLPDTFLQLDMNYLLTEISVWNDASTQVIYSLGVAYGGITTIASYNKIDQNILRDTIIVCLFEALTSIGCAYVVFSISYYMSKEFLMVSGNTPELVFVTFPAVVSRMGSGGIWSLLFFFMIFALGFDSQLMMVEALTTALFDEFHILRRRYVAVMAAFCFVLFLLGIPMTLPEGKKIFDMLNVYSSSHSLLLLGFLEVVIVAYVYGLAPPLEIAGTPTRLRTTGLG from the exons aattcaCGACAGCCTGAGCCTCTTCAGGAAGAAGCTGAAAGCCCCACTCCCTGAAAGAGGAACCTTCAAGAACTGGTGGTCGTCTGTGTTGGCTCTTATCAGCTACTCAGTCGGTCTAGGGGACTTTTGGAGATTCCCATATCTTTGTTCAAAACATCGCGGAG TAACATTCCTGGTCCCGTATTTCATCGCTATGATCTGTATCGGCGCGCCTCTCTACTTCTTGGAACTGGCCCTGGGACAGTACGTCAGTTTGGCGCCAACCCAGTTGTTTTCTTACTTGTGTCCTGCTTTATCCG GCGTCGGCTACGGAATGATCCTGATTCTCTTTGCTGTCGTGATCTACTACAATATAGTGATGGCCTGGACGCTCTTCTACCTGGGAGCCGGACTGAGCTTCAAGAAGCCGGAGCCCTGGGGCACGTGTGAATACCAGTACATGCCACAGA ATTGCTCAGCGGAACCTGGAGGGCGCCTGGTAGCTTCCAGATATTATTTCGA ACACATCGTACTAAACCAACCAATAGGCGATGAGGTTGAGCTCGGAGCAAACGGCATCCAATCCAAGATGGTTTTGGCCTTGGGAGTGGCGTGGTTACTCGTCTTTGTGTGCTTGGCGGGGGGTATTAAGAGTACGAAGAACGTCTTGATCTTCACTGTGTTCTGCCCTTACGTCATCATGGCTTGCATCTGGGCTTGGA CCGCTGACCAATCGGAAGATCGTATGACCTACACGCTGCCAGACACCTTCTTACAACTCGACATGAACTACCTTCTAACTGAGATTAGTGTTTGGAACGATGCATCCACACAAGTGATCTACTCCCTGGGCGTTGCCTATGGGGGCATTACCACGATAGCCTCTTACAACAAAATTGATCAGAACATTCTCAG AGACACCATCATCGTGTGCCTGTTCGAGGCCCTAACGTCAATAGGTTGCGCATACGTTGTCTTCAGCATCTCCTACTACATGTCTAAAGAGTTCCTGATGGTCAGTGGTAACACTCCTGAGCTCGTCTTCGTCACCTTCCCTGCGGTGGTCTCCCGGATGGGATCTGGAGGGATTTGGTCACTGCTCTTCTTCTTCATGATTTTCGCTCTGGGATTTGACAGCCAG CTCATGATGGTGGAAGCGTTGACCACGGCCCTGTTCGACGAGTTCCACATCTTACGACGGCGCTACGTCGCCGTCATGGCGGCGTTCTGCTTCGTGCTGTTTCTCCTCGGGATCCCGATGACGCTGCCGGAGGGCAAGAAGATCTTCGACATGCTGAACGTTTACAGTAGCAGTCACTCCCTCCTGCTCCTCGGCTTCCTAGAAGTCGTGATCGTCGCCTATGTTTACG ggctcgcgcctcccctggaaattgctggcACCCCcaccaggttgagaaccactggtctaggaTGA